GATTGTCCCAAGGGATACATTAGAAACACGCTGACAAATACGGCGATGGGACCACTGAAGGCGATCGCGTTGTAGGGGCGTATTCCTACTAGACGGGATATTTCAAACTGGCGTAGCATGAACCCTATTAATGCAAAGGCTCCGTGCAGAGCTACAAAGGGCCATAGTCCTCCTAGTTGACACCAACGGGTGAAGTTCCAGCTTGCTTCTGGTCCCCACAGGAACAAGATGGAGTGTCCCATGCTGTCTGCTGGTGTGGATACCGCTACGGTGAGGAAGTTACATCCTTCTAGGTAGGAACTTGCTAAACCGTGGGTGTACCAAGATGATACAAATGTGGTGCCTGTCAGCCATCCACCTAATGCCATGTAGGCACAGGGGAACAGTAGTAAACCAGACCAACCTACGAATACAAAGCGATCGCGCTTGAGCCAGTCATCGAGAACGTCGAACCATCCTCTCTGTTCTGATACGCGCCCAACTGCAATAGTCATTTAGAACCTCACAGAATTTTGCTTATCTTGAATAGATGGCTAGATTTGTTTCTTTTGATGCTTTATTAACAGTTTTGTTAAGGGGGGAATTGCAATTTTCCCTACCACTCCCTAGAGTGGACCGTTAACATTTCTTAAATTAGCACAAATTAGGTTACTTCGCTGATCCTATCCTAGGATTCTGCAGTTTCCACTAACTAGCCCTTTAATAATTATTAGCAAAAAATTTACAAAATGACACACCTTACTCAGAAATCTTCAATAACCGAGTATAAATACTTAAAAAATCTAAGTTAAGCTCAAAATGGTTACAAATTATGCCACAATATGAGCTGAACGTGATTGAATAATCGATGAAAGCATCATTAAGCTCTACTGACAGTTTGATTTTACGCCAGGAAATCCTTGGCTCTCGCCGTTTCAGCAACTATTTTTGGGCGATAGCTACCTCAATGGGTGGAATCGGCTTTCTTTTAGCGGGTCTTTCTAGCTATTTCCAGAAAAATTTACTGTTAGTTAGCGACCCGACTAGTTTACAATTTATACCTCAAGGTATCGCTCTACTTTTTTACGGAGTAGCAGGGTCGTTACTAGCTGCTTACCTTTGGTTGACCATTTTTTGGAACATTGGGGGTGGTTACAACGAGTTCAACAAAAATACTAATCAAGTGACTATTTTTCGCTGGGGTTTTCCAGGTAAAGATCGTAGAATTCAATTTACCTGTCCTTTAGAAGAAGTACAAGCCATACGGGCTGAAATCAAAGAAGGAATTAATCCTAAGCGCGCTCTCTATCTGTGTAGTAAGCAACGTCGAGATGTCCCACTCACTAGAGCAGGAGAGCCTATACCTATCTCAACTCTGGAAAATCAAGGAGCAGAATTAGCTCGCTTTTTAGGAGTTCCTTTAGAAGGTTTGGCATGAACAAAATTAGGATTCCCGTATTTATACTCATTTTATGCTGTAGCTTGATCTTGGAATCGTGCAACCAAGGTAATGCTACATTTACTGCAACTGAAGTTAATGTTACCAATACAGAAATAGCCATGAAAGCATCTTTACCCAGACTAGAAGGAAAAGCTATAGTTAAGCTGATCGTTAACGATTCACCTATACTGGTGGAGGTAGATGGAAATTATGCTCCTATTACCGCAGGGAACTTCGTTGATTTAGTAGATCAAGGTGTTTATAATGGACTAGCTTTTCACCGCGTCGTCAAAGAACCTCAACCCTTTGTTGTACAGGGAGGAGACCCCCAAAGCAAAGACCCAAGCGCACCTGTAGGTAACCTGGGAACTGGGAGTTTTATTGATCCAGATACCTCACAACCTCGTTACATACCTTTGGAAATCCAAGGGGAAAATAGTAGTGAACCTACCTATAGTAGAACGATTCAAGCAGTACCAATCCTACCTCATCGTCGCGGCGCGGTAGCCATGGCGCGATCGCAAATGCCCGACAGCGCTTCGGCTCAATTCTATTTTGCTTTGGCTGATTTGGGGTTTTTAGACGGTAGTTACGCTGTATTTGGATATGTTACAGAAGGAATGTCAGTAGTGGACCAAATCAAGCAAGGCGATCGCATACAATCGGCTGAAGTAGTCCAAGGGATTGAAAATCTCAAGCGATGAGTTAGAAAAACGAAACCCTGCTTGAAGATAAAGCAGGGAGATTAGATACCGATAACATATTTTTTCCATTCCTGATTGACATTACCCCTAGTACACTTAGCGATCTCAAAGTGAAGACTACTATAAGGTCGTCTCGGTTGAGATCTTAGACTCATATTCGCTTCTTTAGGGGTACGACTTCCCTTTTTAACGTTACAACGAACACAAGCAGTCACCAGGTTTTCCCAGGTATCCCCACCACCACGAGAACGGGGAATAACGTGATCTAGAGTCAACTGTTCTCCTTTGTAATTACAGTATTGGCAGCTTTGTCGATCGCGCTCTAAAACATTACGACGCGTTAAAGGAATTTCTTTATAGGGCACCCTGACATAGTACAATAACCTAATTACCGTAGGAATAGGAAATTCCTGATAGATTTGCTTACCGTTGTGTTCAAGCCGCTCTGCTTTTCCTTTGAGTAGTAAGACAACCGCCCGACGCCAACTAGTAATGTTGAGCGGTTCATAGGAAGCGTTTAATACTAAAACCTTGCCCATTGGTTTTACAGACACCTACAATTTATCATTGATATTAGCATTTATTCTTAAATTTTACCCAAACTTATGAGTGCAGAAATTATTTGCGTCGGAACCGAATTACTTTTAGGTAATATAGTTAATACTAACGCCCAGTTTTTAGCTCAAGAATTAGCTGACTTGGGTATTCCTCACTACTATGAAACGGTGGTAGGAGATAATCCTCAACGCTTGCAACAAGCGATCGCTATTGCTATAGAACGTGCTTCTATTTTAATTTTTACCGGGGGATTAGGACCCACACCCGACGACCTCACCACTGAAGCGATCGCCTCTTTTTTTCAAACAAGTTTAATAGAAGATCCGGCTATACTCACGGATATTAAGGCTAAATTTGCTCAAACAGGTCGGGAAATGACTCCTAATAACGCCAAACAAGCTCTAATTCCCCAAGGCGCACAAGTGTTACCCAATCCAGTCGGAACCGCACCAGGGATGATTTGGCAGCCACGTCCTGGACTAATTATCCTAACTTTTCCTGGTGTTCCCCGAGAAATGAAAGCCATGTGGCGCACTACCGCGGTCCCCTATCTTAAAAGTCAAGGTTGGGGTAAGGAGATCATCTACAGTCGTCTGTTAAAATTTCGAGGTATCGGCGAATCTGCTTTGGCTGCTAAAGTAGCTAAGTTTTTTGATATGTCTAATCCTACTGTAGCACCCTATGCTTCTTTGGGAGAGGTTAAATTACGTTTATCTGCTAAAGCCAGTTCGGTCGAAACTGCAGTCGAATTGATCGAACCCATGGCGTCAGAAATCATCGCGATCGCCGGTTTAGATTATTGCGGTTCAGATGAAGACACTTTAGCCTCGGTGGTGGGTAAATTATTAACTCAACGCCAAGAGACAATCAGTGTCGCTGAATCTTGTACTGGAGGAGGTATTGGACAATTATTAACCTCTGTTGGTGGGAGTTCGGCTTATTTTAGCGGTGGCATCATTAGTTACGATAATTCCTTAAAAATTCAATTATTAGGCGTAAAAGCTCAAGATTTAGCAGAATTTGGCGCAGTCAGCCCAGAGGTGGCTCAACAAATGGCCTTAAATGTTAAACACCGTTTAAATACTCACTGGGGCTTGAGTGTGACCGGAATCGCTGGACCAGAAGGTGGAACAACCAGTAAACCGGTGGGCTTAGTTTATTTTGGTTTTGCCGATCCCTATGACCAAGTAGATTGTCTGGTCTTTCACTTTGGACCTGACAAAGACAGAGAAACTATCCGTTATTTGAGCGTTCACTACGCGATAGATCAGTTAAGACGCAAACTATCAAAATTTACTTAACTCCAATTAGGTATTAACAGTCTCGAGAAAACTGTGTTATTGTAAAAATATATAAACAGAAAAATAAATCTCAAGCCGTGATTAGTGAGCCGAGTCTATCTTGAAGTCTAAAGTTTTGCTTATTTATGCTTGCTGGGGTTAAGGAAAACGACACTTCTTTTGTTTAGACACGGTTAAATTAACGTTAAGGCAAAAAGATCACAAAAAAACAAGTAAGTACAATTTCGCCAGGAGCACTCTGTTCAATGGACTATATAGAAGAACTTTTGGAAAAGCTCAAAGAATTAGCTCAAAGACTGATTGAAACCCTTTTAGGACCTCAACCTCAACCAGAACAAGAGTTAATTCCTATTCCAGTTGAAGAACCCTATTTCCGTCGGAAGTACTAGTTCACTCCTTTGTCTACCCAAGAACCTCTTCAAATCAGTATTCTCGTTTTACACGGTCCTAATTTAAATCTTCTAGGACTGCGGGAACCTGAAACCTATGGCTCTTTGACCCTGGATGCGATTAATCTGCGGTTGGAAAAAGAAGCTTATGAGTTGCAAGTGGAAATATTCTGCTTGCAATCTAACCATGAAGGTGTATTGATAGATGCAATCCATCAGGCGAGGGAGAAACACCAAGGCATAGTGATTAATCCAGGGGCTTATACTCATACTAGTGTGGCGATTCGAGACGCTCTAGCTGGGGTAGAAATTCCTACGGTAGAGGTTCATTTGAGTAATATCTATCGAAGAGAGTCTTTTCGTCATCACTCCTATATAGCTCCGGTAGCAATTGGACAAGTGAGTGGCTTTGGTGCTAATAGTTATAGCCTGGGGTTAAGAGCGATCGTCGAGTATCTTCGTTGTAACTAATGTCTCATTTTTTAAGATTCAAGATAGCCTGAGCAGTGCGATCGCACACACCCACTTCTCCTAAGAGTTGACGCATTTCCTGATAATCGGCTTGTATTTGAGCAATTCTTGCTTTATTTTCCAATAGATCTTTAGCTTCTTGAACGATCCGCTCACAATTAGCCTCTTCTTGCAATAGTTCCGGTACGATAGTCCGGTTCATCACCAAATTGGGAGGAGACATAAAGGGTATAGAAAACCCCAGTAAATGACGCGCTATCCACATAGTTAGAGGATGAACCCGATACAAAACTACTTGAGGTACATTGAGTAGGGCGATTTCCAAATTTACCGTACCCGATTTAGTGATCGCTAAGTCCGAAGCGGCGATCGCATCTAGAGAGTTTCCCTCAATGATTCTAGCCTGGAGTTGATAAATTTTAATCGCCTCTGCTATAGCAGGACGGTACTTACTCAGGGAAAGAGGAATCAAATACTCTACATTCTGGTTGAGACTAGTTTGAATTACTTGAGCAGCACGGCAGATAACCGGTAAAATATATTTAATCTCCTGTTGACGGGAAGCCGGTAAAAGAGTAATCACGGTTTTATCGGTCGGAATTCCCAAAGCTTGTCGAGCAGTGAGTCGTTGGGGAGCATCAGCTAAGCGATCTAACAAAGGATGACCAACCCAAGTTACATTCATGCCCAAATTTTGGAAAAAACGCGCCTCCTCAGGAAAAATAGCGAGGAGGTAGTCGGTAATTTTCACTAACTGGCGGAGACCTCCTGAAGTTGGTGACCAAACCCAAGTTTGAGGAGCGATATAGTAGACGATAGGAACATTAGGTAGGTGTTGACGTAGATAACCACCGATCGCTAAATTGGGTCCAGAGTAATCAATCAAGACCACTAAATCAGGAGGATGTTGCAATAGATAAGCTTTAGCACGGCGCTGAATTTGCCAAGTGGGTAAAACCAAAGGTAAAGACTCCAACAGTCCCACAGAACCAATAGCACTAGTATTGTGGAGCACAGTTGCCCCCATAGCCGCCATTTGTTCTCCTCCCAGGGCAATAATTTCCAAATCAATATTGTTTTGAGAAGCTTGACGATAAAGGGAGGCGACCAACATCGCTCCTTGTAAATCTCCAGACACTTCTCCCGTACTAATAAAAATGCGCATTATTAACGATTATTGTAGGGAATAGGACCTCTTCTGCCCTCGAGCGTAATAGATTGTTGCAAAAATCGGTATAAGTGTTGAACAGGCTCTTCCTCGCTTTGAGCTAGCAGAGCTAAAGCTTGAGTAAAATTATGATCAGATCGGTAGAGTAGCGCAAAAGCATCTTTTAGAGATTTAAGAGTTTCTGGAGTCATACCCGTGCGCTTGAGACCAACTAGATTGAGCGATCGCACTCGACTAGGATTACCCTCTACTAACATATAGGGAGGAACATCGCGATCAATGCGGCTCATCCCACCCAACATAGCCATAGTACCGATGTGTACGAACTGGTGAACACCTAGAACACCGCCAATCACTGCCTTAGACTCGATGGACACGTGTCCTGCTAGAGCGACGTTATTAGCGATAACTACCCCATTTTCAAGCACGCAATTATGAGCCACGTGGACATAAGCCATGAGTAAATTATGATCCCCAATGAGAGTCACTTCGTTTTCTCCGGTAGCTCGATTAATAGTGACGTATTCACGAATAATATTGTTATTACCGATTTTAACTTTAGATTCAGCGCCCCGATATTTTAAATCTTGAGGTTCTAAACCGATTGCTGCCCCCGGGAAAATGCGATTATCCGAACCTATTTCTGTGGGACCTGCGATAATCACATGAGCACCTATCGTAGTATTAGGACCTATTTTAACCTTATTTTCAATCACGGCGTAGGGACCAATCTCAACGCTAGGATCAATTTCAGCTTGAGGATGTATAACCGCAGTAGGATGAATTATTGTATTCAAAAGAATATCTCCGACTAAGCGAGCACAGCAAACAACATTTCGCCTTGGACAGCTAATTTACCATCCACCCTTCCTTCTCCTTGCATTTTAGCAATACGATTTCTTTTCAAAGATAGAAGCTCCACCGTCATAATTAGCTGATCTCCGGGTACGACGGGAAGACGAAAACGCACTTTTTCAATGCCTGCGAAACCAAAAAACTTATTTTCCATTCCCGGCATTTTTACTAAAACTATACCTCCTACTTGAGCCATGGCTTCGATCATCAAGACACCCGGCATCAGAGGGCGTCCAGGTATATGTCCTTGGAAATATTCCTCGTTAATACTGACGTTTTTTAAACCAACGGCTTTTTCTCCTGGGACGTATTCTATAATACGGTCTACTAGAGCAAAAGGATAACGATGGGGTAAGCTTTTTTGAATTTCCTCAATTGTAAACACCGGGCTTAAGTTACTCCTTGATAATTTGTGCTAATTGAACGTGTAATTGATGACTAGCTTTGTAAGCCAGAAAGTGGGCTCTGGGAATAGTTCCTAGTAAACTTAAATCCCCTACTAAGTCTAAAATTTTATGTCTTACTGGTTCATTATTAAATCTTAAGGGAGGATTGAGCCAATTTTGGTGATCGCAGACTAAAGCGTTATCGAGACTACCGCCCTTGATTAAACCTGCTTGTTGTAGGGAGGCAATTTGACTAGCTAGAGCAAAAGTTCTCGCCGGGGCGATCGCTTCAGCAAAACTTTCTGTATCTGGATGCCAACTATACCATTGATTGCCGATCGCCTTTGTGGGGAAATCTATTCCATAGCTAAAACGAGTAGAAGCTGCGGGTAGAGCTGCCACAAAAGCGTCACCTTGTTGTATCCATACAGGCTTATCTAGAGTGACTCGAGGTAATTCACTACTCGCAATAGAAGTTAGACCCACTCTAGTAATATTTTCCACCCAAACTTTAGCCGATCCGTCTAGTAGAGGTAATTCTGGTCCATCGATTTCAATGCGGACGTGATCTACTCCACTAGCGACTAAAGCCGCCAGAAGATGTTCCACCGTCCTCACTTTAGCGCTTCCTATCCCTAACTCCGTTGATAAAAGCGTTTGTTCCACCGCTGAGACTTGAGCGGGTATTTGGGGTTTTTCGGGTAAATCTATGCGAACAAAATAACGTCCTGTAGGATGCTCACTTGGTATAACCGTTACGCGAGTTTGATCCCCTGAATGTAAGCCTATACCCGAAACGCTAAAAGCGGAGCTAACAGTTTGTTGCATAGAGTTAAAATCTTTCTCCAATACCGAAATGTATACGACTATCCCCCTCATCATTGACACCATAATCTATCCTAATCGGACCCAAGGGAGATTGAACGCGAACTCCGAGCCCATAACCGTAACCACTTCCTGGTAAACCTCTAATTCCGGCGGGATCTCCTGGCACACCACTGCCGCTTCCCAAATCTGTACCCGCGTCAAAAAATAGCGCCCCACCCACTATGGAGAAAATAGGAAAACGGTATTCTGCCGTAAATTGTGCGTAACTACGTCCACTTCCCATCTCTCCTTCGGCGTAACCTCTAACGGAGTTACTTCCTCCCAAAACAAAAGCCTCGTAGGGAGGTAAATCGCCTATAACAGTCCCCGCTTGGAAGTTAAAAGCTAAAGCTTGGGGTTTATCTTTAGCAAAATCAAAATTTAGCAATTTCAAGGGTATATAGTAACTATAACTACCTCTGACTCTATTGAGCAAAATATTACCAGAGCCGACGGGTACTGTCTGTTCTACCCCCAGTCTTAACACGTAACCACGGGTAGGTTGCAGGGGATCATTGCGCAAATCTCGAGTGGCGCCAAAGCGCAGTGTGATCAAGTCATCGACACCACTGTCGCTAAAAGCGAGGTTAATAGAATTATCTTCAGGTCTAGCACGACGGGCAAGATCTCCGTCGGAGTTTTCTATGCGTACATTTTCGTATTGTAGTCCTGTAGAGAGTACCCATTTAGCCCGTTCGTAGGGTGAAGCCGCCAAAGGACGAGAAAAGTTGATACCTCCACCAGTTCTCACTACCCGGGGTCTTGAGTCTCCATTGGCAGTTCTGATAGTACTATCATCCCCATCATAAACTAGGGATATGGAGCGGCGTCGGAAGCCGTTGATACTGTATGAAGTTCGTCGGGGAGAAGTAGCGATCCAGGGATCGGTAAAATTGACGTCGAATAGGAGTTCTCTAATCCCCAGTTGCAGTTCAGCCCCTAGAGTTTGATTGTTACCACCTAGGTTTCTTTGTTGGTAACTAATAGTTCCGAATAAACCACTGGCGGAACTAATCCCTGCACCTGCGGCTATCGATCCTGTATTGCCTTCTACTACTTCGACGTTAACGACAACCTGACTTGGATCGCTTCCTGGACTAAAAGATAAGCGTACATCCTCGAATATCCCTAGACCGAAAACTCGTTGTAAATCTCTTTGAGCGGTATTGCGGTTAAATACGTCTCCGGGTTTAAGCTCGACTTCGCGGGTAACAATAAAGTCTCTAGTTCTACCATCGACGGGTTGGTTTTCTTCGTCAAAAAATTTGACTTGGATATCTTCAACTACACCTTCGGCGAGGATGAGGGTGACGATTCCTTCGGGTGAAACTTCCGGAGAACCCACCACTTGAGCTAAGTCATAACCATTAGCTGCGTACCATTCGTTAATCTTGGTTATCCCTTCTTGTAATTCTCTCAGGTTGAGAATCCTGCCATATTGGGGTTGAAAAGTCTCTTGTACGAATTCATCGGGTAAGACAGCTTGATCCTCCGGTGCGGGGATGGTTTCTACAACGACTCGAGACAGGATCGGGTTGGGTTGGACTATAAAGCTCAAGCGTACCCCCAGAGGTGTATCTTCTACGTCTACTTCTACTAGAGCAAAAAATCCGCTCAGGTAGATTGCGTTGATGTCGGCTTGAACTTGGGAACGGGTAGTAGTTCTCCCGGGTAGAGTTTGAATGCTATTGTAAATTAGGGTTTTTAATTCTTCGTCATCGGTTCCTACTATGTCGACCTCGGCTACGAGAACTCTGGGTTCTTGGGAGGGTGGGACTGGGTTTTGAGCAATCAGGGGAATAGAGGGTATACTGACAACTTTGGTTGATTTGGGTTCAACCCTGGCTAATTTTTTGGGGTGTTTGACTATAATCTCGGTATTATTAAAATTCAGGGATTTAGTTTTGGCTTCGCCTGGTTCACCGATTAGTACTGTGAGTAGGCCAGCGGTGATTACTAGAGGTAAAATAGGGGGTTTATTTTTAGATTTGAGCACTTCCACACACCAGGTTGATATTGTCGATTTAGATGGGCGCTAGTAGAATTTTAAAGATATCATATTTGTTTATCCGTAACTCTGCTTCTGACTTTTTGATAGGCGGCTTCGATCGCTCCTAAGTCTTGACGAAATCTATCTTTATCCAAGATTCGAGCTTGGGGATCGCTTTCGGTAGCGTCCCAAAGACGACAGGTATCTGGGCTAATTTCATCGGCTAAAATAATATTTCCTTTGGAGTCAAACCCGAATTCTAGTTTAAAGTCTACTAGAGTGATCTCACAATTTAAAAAGAATTTTTGTAGGTGTTGATTGATACTTAGTGCCATCTTTTCTAAGATTTCGAGTTGCTCTGGGGTGACTATTGCCAATAATGACAGGCGATCGCGCGTCAGTAGGGGATCTCCTAGTGCGTCGTTTTTGAGATAAAATTCTACCAAAGGTTGGGGTAAAATGGTGCCCAGTTCTAAGCCCGTTTCTCGAGTCAGACTACCAGCTGCAATATTTCTAACGACTACTTCTAAGGGAATAATTTTTACCGCTTTAACGAGCATTTCGTTGGGCGCTGTTTGTTCCAAGTAGTGAGTGGGTATTCCCTGAGATTCAAGCCATTGAAACAAAATAGCGGAAACGGTGCAGTTTACTTCGCCTTTTCCTGTGATTGTACCTTTTTTTTGGGCGTTAAAAGCCGTGGCGTCATCTTTAAAGTAAGTTAAGAATACATCAGGCTCTTGGGAACGATATACTATTTTGGCTTTGCCTTCGTAGAGTTTTTCTAATTGTGACATGGTAATTCCTTTCAGTTTCTTGTTAACCTATTATCATTTATGCCTGGGTAGAATCATGACAGAAGATCAAGATAAAGAGAATTTTCTCTATCCTAAAGCTCCCTATCGAGGCGATTTTACACCGGAAAATATGGTGTTTAACTCTAATTTACAAGAGTTTGCTCAAAAAGTGATGTATATTTGTAACTTAGAAACTAACGGCAAGATGTCTATCGATGAGGCTTATCAAGAAATTAAGCATCTCTGGAAAAAACTCAAACACAGTAAGAAAGGACTAGGGATAGGGGATAAGCCAGAGTAACCGATGTCTAGCGCGATTAATCTGATTTTTATTGCTTTTTTGGTAACGGCTATTTTAGTAGGGGGTTACAGCGATCGCCTTGAATCTGTTAGTGAGGCTAGTTTTCAATCGGCGAAAACCGCGGTAACTTTGGCGATCGATTTGATTGGTACTATGGCTCTGTGGTTGGGCTTAGTTAGAGTCCTCGAAGCGGGTGGACTGATGTATACTATCGCACTAGCCCTTAAACCGTTGATGTTAAGACTGTTTCCCGATGTTCCTCCCCAGCACCCGGCGATGGGCGCGATGATCCTCAATTTTGCGGCTAATTTGTTGGGTTTGGGTAACGCGGCTACTCCCATGGGGATTAAGGCTATGCTAGAACTCAATAAGCTCAATCCTTTTCCCGGTAGGGCTACTAATGCCATGTGTTTGTTTCTGGCGATTAATACTTCTAGTATCACTATATTTCCTTTGACGGTGATTGGAATGAGGGCTGCAGCTAATAGTAGTTCTCCTGCGGCTATCTGGTTACCTACTTTGCTCGCTACGATTACTTCCACTGTGGTCGCAATTTTAGTTTGTTTGGCTTTTACTCGCAATGAACCAATTGTTACCCCTAATTCTGAGGATTTAGACGAGGAAAATGGCTTAATTGAGGTAGATAAAGGGAGCAGGGAGCAGGGAGCAGGGAGCAGGGAGCAGGGAGCAGGGAGCAGGGAGCAGGGAGCAGGAGGAAGAAGGAAGAAGTTACGAACATTTACTTTATCATCCCCCTAGATGGGCAAGAGTCTCAGCTTGGCTGTTTGTGATAGCTTTTTTGGGGGCGATGATTTCTGGTTTATTGCGTCACGATTGGTCGAGTGGAGAAGATATCCTCTCCCATTGGTTGATCCCAGGGCTGATTCTGTTAATCGTCGCTTATGGTTTCGGTAGAGGGGTAAAAGTTTACGAAGCCGTCACTGAGGGCGCTAAACAGGGTTTTGACATCTCGATTCGTATTATTCCTTTTTTG
This DNA window, taken from Gloeocapsa sp. PCC 73106, encodes the following:
- a CDS encoding competence/damage-inducible protein A is translated as MSAEIICVGTELLLGNIVNTNAQFLAQELADLGIPHYYETVVGDNPQRLQQAIAIAIERASILIFTGGLGPTPDDLTTEAIASFFQTSLIEDPAILTDIKAKFAQTGREMTPNNAKQALIPQGAQVLPNPVGTAPGMIWQPRPGLIILTFPGVPREMKAMWRTTAVPYLKSQGWGKEIIYSRLLKFRGIGESALAAKVAKFFDMSNPTVAPYASLGEVKLRLSAKASSVETAVELIEPMASEIIAIAGLDYCGSDEDTLASVVGKLLTQRQETISVAESCTGGGIGQLLTSVGGSSAYFSGGIISYDNSLKIQLLGVKAQDLAEFGAVSPEVAQQMALNVKHRLNTHWGLSVTGIAGPEGGTTSKPVGLVYFGFADPYDQVDCLVFHFGPDKDRETIRYLSVHYAIDQLRRKLSKFT
- the lpxB gene encoding lipid-A-disaccharide synthase; this encodes MRIFISTGEVSGDLQGAMLVASLYRQASQNNIDLEIIALGGEQMAAMGATVLHNTSAIGSVGLLESLPLVLPTWQIQRRAKAYLLQHPPDLVVLIDYSGPNLAIGGYLRQHLPNVPIVYYIAPQTWVWSPTSGGLRQLVKITDYLLAIFPEEARFFQNLGMNVTWVGHPLLDRLADAPQRLTARQALGIPTDKTVITLLPASRQQEIKYILPVICRAAQVIQTSLNQNVEYLIPLSLSKYRPAIAEAIKIYQLQARIIEGNSLDAIAASDLAITKSGTVNLEIALLNVPQVVLYRVHPLTMWIARHLLGFSIPFMSPPNLVMNRTIVPELLQEEANCERIVQEAKDLLENKARIAQIQADYQEMRQLLGEVGVCDRTAQAILNLKK
- a CDS encoding peptidylprolyl isomerase; this encodes MNKIRIPVFILILCCSLILESCNQGNATFTATEVNVTNTEIAMKASLPRLEGKAIVKLIVNDSPILVEVDGNYAPITAGNFVDLVDQGVYNGLAFHRVVKEPQPFVVQGGDPQSKDPSAPVGNLGTGSFIDPDTSQPRYIPLEIQGENSSEPTYSRTIQAVPILPHRRGAVAMARSQMPDSASAQFYFALADLGFLDGSYAVFGYVTEGMSVVDQIKQGDRIQSAEVVQGIENLKR
- the fabZ gene encoding 3-hydroxyacyl-ACP dehydratase FabZ translates to MFTIEEIQKSLPHRYPFALVDRIIEYVPGEKAVGLKNVSINEEYFQGHIPGRPLMPGVLMIEAMAQVGGIVLVKMPGMENKFFGFAGIEKVRFRLPVVPGDQLIMTVELLSLKRNRIAKMQGEGRVDGKLAVQGEMLFAVLA
- the lpxC gene encoding UDP-3-O-acyl-N-acetylglucosamine deacetylase, which codes for MQQTVSSAFSVSGIGLHSGDQTRVTVIPSEHPTGRYFVRIDLPEKPQIPAQVSAVEQTLLSTELGIGSAKVRTVEHLLAALVASGVDHVRIEIDGPELPLLDGSAKVWVENITRVGLTSIASSELPRVTLDKPVWIQQGDAFVAALPAASTRFSYGIDFPTKAIGNQWYSWHPDTESFAEAIAPARTFALASQIASLQQAGLIKGGSLDNALVCDHQNWLNPPLRFNNEPVRHKILDLVGDLSLLGTIPRAHFLAYKASHQLHVQLAQIIKE
- a CDS encoding HNH endonuclease — protein: MGKVLVLNASYEPLNITSWRRAVVLLLKGKAERLEHNGKQIYQEFPIPTVIRLLYYVRVPYKEIPLTRRNVLERDRQSCQYCNYKGEQLTLDHVIPRSRGGGDTWENLVTACVRCNVKKGSRTPKEANMSLRSQPRRPYSSLHFEIAKCTRGNVNQEWKKYVIGI
- the aroQ gene encoding type II 3-dehydroquinate dehydratase codes for the protein MSTQEPLQISILVLHGPNLNLLGLREPETYGSLTLDAINLRLEKEAYELQVEIFCLQSNHEGVLIDAIHQAREKHQGIVINPGAYTHTSVAIRDALAGVEIPTVEVHLSNIYRRESFRHHSYIAPVAIGQVSGFGANSYSLGLRAIVEYLRCN
- the lpxA gene encoding acyl-ACP--UDP-N-acetylglucosamine O-acyltransferase, with product MSCPRRNVVCCARLVGDILLNTIIHPTAVIHPQAEIDPSVEIGPYAVIENKVKIGPNTTIGAHVIIAGPTEIGSDNRIFPGAAIGLEPQDLKYRGAESKVKIGNNNIIREYVTINRATGENEVTLIGDHNLLMAYVHVAHNCVLENGVVIANNVALAGHVSIESKAVIGGVLGVHQFVHIGTMAMLGGMSRIDRDVPPYMLVEGNPSRVRSLNLVGLKRTGMTPETLKSLKDAFALLYRSDHNFTQALALLAQSEEEPVQHLYRFLQQSITLEGRRGPIPYNNR
- a CDS encoding BamA/TamA family outer membrane protein; amino-acid sequence: MEVLKSKNKPPILPLVITAGLLTVLIGEPGEAKTKSLNFNNTEIIVKHPKKLARVEPKSTKVVSIPSIPLIAQNPVPPSQEPRVLVAEVDIVGTDDEELKTLIYNSIQTLPGRTTTRSQVQADINAIYLSGFFALVEVDVEDTPLGVRLSFIVQPNPILSRVVVETIPAPEDQAVLPDEFVQETFQPQYGRILNLRELQEGITKINEWYAANGYDLAQVVGSPEVSPEGIVTLILAEGVVEDIQVKFFDEENQPVDGRTRDFIVTREVELKPGDVFNRNTAQRDLQRVFGLGIFEDVRLSFSPGSDPSQVVVNVEVVEGNTGSIAAGAGISSASGLFGTISYQQRNLGGNNQTLGAELQLGIRELLFDVNFTDPWIATSPRRTSYSINGFRRRSISLVYDGDDSTIRTANGDSRPRVVRTGGGINFSRPLAASPYERAKWVLSTGLQYENVRIENSDGDLARRARPEDNSINLAFSDSGVDDLITLRFGATRDLRNDPLQPTRGYVLRLGVEQTVPVGSGNILLNRVRGSYSYYIPLKLLNFDFAKDKPQALAFNFQAGTVIGDLPPYEAFVLGGSNSVRGYAEGEMGSGRSYAQFTAEYRFPIFSIVGGALFFDAGTDLGSGSGVPGDPAGIRGLPGSGYGYGLGVRVQSPLGPIRIDYGVNDEGDSRIHFGIGERF
- a CDS encoding photosystem I assembly protein Ycf4 encodes the protein MKASLSSTDSLILRQEILGSRRFSNYFWAIATSMGGIGFLLAGLSSYFQKNLLLVSDPTSLQFIPQGIALLFYGVAGSLLAAYLWLTIFWNIGGGYNEFNKNTNQVTIFRWGFPGKDRRIQFTCPLEEVQAIRAEIKEGINPKRALYLCSKQRRDVPLTRAGEPIPISTLENQGAELARFLGVPLEGLA